A genomic stretch from Falco naumanni isolate bFalNau1 chromosome 4, bFalNau1.pat, whole genome shotgun sequence includes:
- the LOC121087477 gene encoding D-threo-3-hydroxyaspartate dehydratase-like yields the protein MDGRTDSSSMWLGAPLEQLPTPALTLDQATVRRNAERMQERCRALGLRLRPHVKTHKTLEGAELATGGTRRGIVVSTLAEARFFAAGGFDDILYAYPLPGGRLEECAALAQRLQAFQLLLDSPQALALLRQHPLPPGKRWLVWLKLDCGNGRAGVRPTDPAAMALARAIAQDAPEEVTLVGVYAHCGDTYGCRDVPAIQSIARATTTAVLDFVTALRQAGVSCPQATIGSTPSCSHPVPEMAQLTELHPGNYLFYDLQQTLLGSCHLEEVAIRVLTRVIGHYPHRNQLLVDCGWAALSLHGRDQVPMGCAAIEGHPQLRLVGLTQEHGQVEAIDGQLDFERFPLGSVLALIPFHACATAAMHPVYYVHAMGKVVELWHPVRGW from the exons ATGGATGGACGGACGGAcag CAGCAGCATGTGGCTGGGAGCCcccctggagcagctgcccaccccagcGTTGACCCTGGACCAGGCAACGGTGCGACGCAATGCCGAGCGCATGCAGGAGCGCTGCCGGGCCCTTGGCCTCCGCCTGCGCCCCCATGTCAAAACCCACAAGACCCT agAAGGTGCCGAGCTGGCGACAGGCGGCACCCGCCGAGGCATCGTGGTCTCCACCTTGGCCGAAGCCCGGTTTTTCGCGGCGGGGGGCTTCGATGACATCCTCTACGCCTACCCGCTGCCAGGGGGGCGGCTGGAGGAGTGTGCCGCCCTGGCCCAGCGCCTCCAGgccttccagctcctcctcgACAGCCCCCAGGCCCTGGCCCTCCTGCGccagcacccactgccccccggcaAGCGCTGGCTCGTCTGGCTGAAGCTCGACTGCGGGAATGGCAGGG CCGGCGTGCGGCCCACGGACCCCGCTGCCATGGCGCTGGCACGGGCCATCGCCCAGGACGCTCCAGAGGAGGTGACACTGGTGGGGGTCTACGCTCACTGTGGGGACACCTACGGCTGCCGTGATGTCCCAGCCATCCAATCCATCGCCCGGGCCACCACCACCGCTGTTCTCGACTTCGTCACCGC GCTGCGGCAGGCAGGGGTGTCATGTCCCCAGGCCACCATCGGCTCCACGCCGTCCTGCAGCCACCCGGTGCCGGAGATGGCCCAGCTCACCGAGCTCCACCCGGGCAACTACCTCTTCTATG ACCTTCAGCAGACCCTGCTGGGTTCCTGTCACCTGGAGGAGGTGGCCATCCGTGTCCTCACCAGGGTCATCGGTCACTACCCGCACCGCAACCAGCTGCTGGTGGACTGTGGGTGGGCGGCCCTCAGCCTCCACGGCCGCGACCAGGTGCCCATGGGCTGCGCCGCCATCGAGGGGCACCCCCAGCTCAG GCTGGTGGGACTGACGCAGGAGCACGGCCAGGTGGAAGCCATCGATGGACAGCTGGATTTTGAGCGCTTCCCGCTGGGCAGCGTCTTGGCTCTCATCCCCTTCCAT GCCTGTGCCACCGCCGCCATGCACCCCGTCTACTACGTCCACGCCATGGGGAAGGTGGTGGAGCTCTGGCACCCCGTCCGCGGCTGGTAG
- the LOC121087476 gene encoding nascent polypeptide-associated complex subunit alpha, muscle-specific form-like isoform X1 produces the protein MPRPSTCAGVLHPLRDSAPTPRLCTHAGVLHPCQGAAPTPRSCIHARVLHPYGDPAPMPGCWTHAKTLQPHWTCIQVGCCTPRSPCTHTRVLCSHRGIAPMLGCCTQGPAPTPGLRSHAGSRTHVETLQPHRASTHLGCCPRTLQGAAPIPAPIKLLLPPPGIFAAGAGRGQAGGRTPSPRSQRDWAKATPSGPVWPSPVPVGPVWAGGAAAGRELETPGSAPLHYPRHRRAGGRSYTISPAPPPRPQPMAELPTRPVARRAAPSPAERSRAEPSAAGPDRAEANGGGAGPSGAGSVRVRSERLGPGRGGPAAPAPLRPAAAPLSRPGCCARAGGAGGPVRGAGGCRSGRMTAGGCCTPCPPGFGTTEPCGRADTHCQPCTHSENLEGADMEPVTGDPRVTPTLVPPPPEAGGKDIIPVYCSLLAAVVVGLLAYVAFKCWHTCRQKQQLAKARAGDVGTVPEGEKLQGDSGVFLDTPSLQEPPQHAPPAAPAQGPVPPQRREELERLLERGGPGGDWRGLAARLGFGPDAIGAFARSRAPARALLSAWAGAEGATPEALCQALAAIGRHDAARRLVAPGDATSAL, from the exons ATGCCAAGACCCTCCACCTGTGCTGGGGTGCTGCACCCACTCAGAGACTCTGCACCCACGCCAAGACTGTGCACCCATGCTGGGGTCCTGCACCCATGTCAGGGTGCTGCACCCACACCGCGGTCCTGCATCCATGCCAGGGTGCTGCACCCATACGGAGACCCTGCACCCATGCCAGGGTGTTGGACCCATGCTAAGACCCTGCAACCACACTGGACCTGCATCCAGGTGGGGTGCTGTACCCCACGAAGCCCCTGCACCCATACCAGGGTGCTGTGCTCACACCGAGGCATCGCTCCCATGCTGGGGTGCTGCACCCAGGGTCCAGCACCCACGCCAGGACTGCGCAGCCACGCTGGGTCCCGCACCCATGTGGAGACCCTGCAACCACACCGGGCCAGCACCCACCTGGGGTGCTGCCCCCGCAccctgcagggtgctgcacCCATCCCGGCGCCAATAAAGCTGCTTCTCCCACCTCCAGGCATTTTCGCCgccggggcagggaggggacaggcGGGGGGGAGAACACCGTCCCCCCGGTCGCAGCGTGACTGGGCGAAAGCGACCCCCTCCGGCCCAGTTTGGCCCAGTCCAGTCCCAGTCGGGCCGGTGTGGgccgggggagcggcggcgggacGCGAACTTGAGACCCCCGGGAGCGCCCCCCTCCACTACCCCCGGCACCGCCGAGCCGGGGGGCGGAGCTACACGATAAGCCCCGCCCCACCGCCCCGCCCGCAGCCAATGGCGGAGCTCCCCACCCGTCCCGTCGCGCGGCGGGCCGCGCCCAGCCCAGCCGAGCGGAGCCGAGCGGAGCCGAGCGCGGCCGGACCGGACCGAGCGGAGGCGAacggcggcggagcggggccgaGCGGGGCCGGGTCGGTTCGGGTCAGATCGGAGCGGCtcggcccggggcgggggggcccggctgcccccgctccgctccgccccgccgcggcgcctTTGTCCCGCCCGGGCTGCTGCGCTCGGGCTGGGGGCGCGGGTGGTCCTGTGCGCG gggctgggggctgcaggagcgGGAGGATGACGGCGGGGGGGtgctgcaccccctgcccccccggctTCGGCACCACCGAGCCCTGTGGCCGCGCTGACacccactgccagccctgcacccaCA GTGAGAACCTGGAGGGCGCAGACATGGAGCCAGTGACAGGGGACCCCCGTGTCACCCCCACCTTGGTGCCACCGCCACCCGAGGCCGGCGGCAAGGACATCATCCCTGTCTACTGCTCCCTCCTGGCCGCCGTGGTGGTGGGACTCCTCGCCTACGTGGCCTTCAAGTG CTGGCACACGTgtaggcagaagcagcagctggccaAGGCAAGGGCAGGGGATGTGGGGACAGTGCCCGAGGGCGAGAAGCTACAGGGTGACAGCGGGGTCTTCCTCGacacccccagcctgcaggagcCCCCCCAGCACG cgcccccggccgcccccgcgcaGGGCCCGGTGCCGCCGCAGCGGCGGGAGGAGCTGGAGCGGCTGCTggagcggggcgggcccgggggcGACTGGCGCGGCCTGGCCGCTCGCCTGGGCTTCGGGCCCGACGCCATCGGCGCCTTCGCCCGCAGCCGGGCGCCCGCCCGCGCCCTGCTCAGCGCCTGGGCCGGGGCCGAGGGCGCCACGCCGGAGGCCTTGTGCCAGGCCCTTGCCGCCATCGGCCGCCATGACGCCGCGCGGCGCTTGGTGGCACCCGGGGACGCCACCTCTGCCCTGTGA
- the LOC121087476 gene encoding death domain-containing membrane protein NRADD-like isoform X2 — translation MTAGGCCTPCPPGFGTTEPCGRADTHCQPCTHSENLEGADMEPVTGDPRVTPTLVPPPPEAGGKDIIPVYCSLLAAVVVGLLAYVAFKCWHTCRQKQQLAKARAGDVGTVPEGEKLQGDSGVFLDTPSLQEPPQHAPPAAPAQGPVPPQRREELERLLERGGPGGDWRGLAARLGFGPDAIGAFARSRAPARALLSAWAGAEGATPEALCQALAAIGRHDAARRLVAPGDATSAL, via the exons ATGACGGCGGGGGGGtgctgcaccccctgcccccccggctTCGGCACCACCGAGCCCTGTGGCCGCGCTGACacccactgccagccctgcacccaCA GTGAGAACCTGGAGGGCGCAGACATGGAGCCAGTGACAGGGGACCCCCGTGTCACCCCCACCTTGGTGCCACCGCCACCCGAGGCCGGCGGCAAGGACATCATCCCTGTCTACTGCTCCCTCCTGGCCGCCGTGGTGGTGGGACTCCTCGCCTACGTGGCCTTCAAGTG CTGGCACACGTgtaggcagaagcagcagctggccaAGGCAAGGGCAGGGGATGTGGGGACAGTGCCCGAGGGCGAGAAGCTACAGGGTGACAGCGGGGTCTTCCTCGacacccccagcctgcaggagcCCCCCCAGCACG cgcccccggccgcccccgcgcaGGGCCCGGTGCCGCCGCAGCGGCGGGAGGAGCTGGAGCGGCTGCTggagcggggcgggcccgggggcGACTGGCGCGGCCTGGCCGCTCGCCTGGGCTTCGGGCCCGACGCCATCGGCGCCTTCGCCCGCAGCCGGGCGCCCGCCCGCGCCCTGCTCAGCGCCTGGGCCGGGGCCGAGGGCGCCACGCCGGAGGCCTTGTGCCAGGCCCTTGCCGCCATCGGCCGCCATGACGCCGCGCGGCGCTTGGTGGCACCCGGGGACGCCACCTCTGCCCTGTGA